One part of the Mycolicibacterium aromaticivorans JS19b1 = JCM 16368 genome encodes these proteins:
- a CDS encoding TrmH family RNA methyltransferase: MTDPGPTEWSTGAPGVGPWAGGLPDDPRYDPDLLRQGDTRNVVDAYRYWTREAIIADIDRRRHALHIAIENFGNDANIGAVVRTANAFAVDTVHIVGRRRWNRRGAMVTDRYQRLAHHENTADLLAFAAGAGLTVVAVDNVPGAVPLETTVLPRDCVLVFGQEGPGISEAAQTGAAITVSIAQFGSTRSVNAAVAAGIAMHAWIRQWADLSQAW; the protein is encoded by the coding sequence GTGACTGACCCCGGTCCCACCGAATGGAGCACCGGGGCCCCCGGCGTCGGACCCTGGGCGGGCGGCCTGCCCGACGATCCTCGCTATGACCCAGACTTGTTGCGCCAGGGCGACACTCGCAACGTCGTCGACGCCTACCGCTACTGGACGCGGGAAGCGATCATCGCCGACATCGATCGGCGCAGACACGCGCTGCACATCGCGATCGAGAATTTCGGCAACGACGCCAACATCGGCGCGGTGGTCCGCACCGCCAACGCATTCGCTGTCGACACCGTGCACATCGTCGGCCGCCGGAGGTGGAATCGCCGCGGCGCCATGGTCACCGACCGCTACCAACGGCTGGCCCATCACGAGAACACCGCGGATCTGCTGGCTTTCGCCGCCGGTGCGGGACTGACCGTGGTCGCTGTCGACAACGTCCCGGGCGCGGTGCCGCTGGAAACCACCGTCCTACCCCGGGATTGTGTGTTGGTCTTCGGGCAGGAAGGGCCGGGCATCTCCGAAGCCGCCCAGACAGGGGCGGCGATCACCGTGTCGATCGCACAATTCGGGTCGACACGCAGCGTCAACGCCGCCGTCGCCGCCGGCATCGCCATGCACGCCTGGATCAGGCAATGGGCCGACCTTTCACAGGCCTGGTAG
- a CDS encoding glycoside hydrolase family 76 protein, with product MDQLWANRAASAETAVAKRHLRRLWGLPGTQLGVVAWPPARRDRLFGTWHYWWQAHLLDCLVDAQLRDPQPHRLGEIKRQIRGHRLRNNGRWTNSYYDDMAWLALALERADRVAGVGRPRALKRLCEQFITSWVPEDGGGIPWRKQDQFFNAPANGPAGIFLTRYEDRLRRAQQMADWIDETLIDPETHLVFDGIKAGSLVRAQYTYCQGVVLGLEAELAARTHDHRHAERVRRLVAAIGEHMAPDGILNGAGGGDGGLFAGITARYLALTAMVLPDDAAADTRESARALVLASAEAAWDNRQNLDGLPLFGPSWGSIAEIPTAGGGHAQFVEGAVNSSQTPERDLSVQLSGWMLMEAAHTVTA from the coding sequence ATGGACCAGCTGTGGGCGAACCGTGCTGCCAGCGCCGAAACAGCCGTCGCGAAGCGGCACCTGCGCCGGCTCTGGGGACTGCCCGGAACACAACTCGGCGTCGTCGCGTGGCCGCCCGCGCGCCGGGACCGGCTGTTCGGGACGTGGCATTACTGGTGGCAGGCGCACCTACTCGACTGCCTTGTCGATGCGCAGTTGCGTGACCCGCAGCCGCACCGGCTCGGCGAGATCAAGCGGCAGATCCGCGGGCACCGGCTGCGCAACAACGGACGCTGGACCAACAGCTATTACGACGACATGGCCTGGCTGGCCTTGGCGCTCGAGCGCGCCGACCGGGTGGCGGGGGTAGGACGGCCGCGTGCACTGAAGAGGTTGTGCGAGCAGTTCATCACGTCCTGGGTGCCTGAAGACGGCGGCGGAATCCCTTGGCGCAAGCAGGATCAGTTCTTCAACGCCCCCGCCAACGGCCCGGCCGGGATCTTCTTGACCCGCTATGAGGATCGGCTGCGCCGGGCCCAGCAGATGGCCGACTGGATCGACGAGACCTTGATCGACCCCGAGACCCACCTGGTCTTCGACGGCATCAAGGCCGGCTCGCTGGTACGCGCCCAGTACACCTACTGCCAGGGCGTGGTGCTGGGATTGGAGGCCGAGCTCGCCGCGCGCACGCACGACCACCGGCACGCGGAGCGGGTGAGGCGACTGGTCGCGGCGATCGGTGAACACATGGCGCCCGACGGAATCCTGAACGGGGCCGGCGGCGGCGACGGTGGTCTATTCGCCGGGATCACCGCCCGCTACCTCGCGCTCACCGCTATGGTCCTGCCGGACGACGCGGCGGCGGACACGCGCGAGAGCGCCCGCGCTCTCGTGCTCGCGTCGGCGGAGGCGGCGTGGGACAACCGCCAAAACCTCGACGGCTTGCCGTTGTTCGGCCCCTCCTGGGGCAGCATCGCCGAGATCCCCACCGCGGGTGGCGGACACGCACAGTTCGTTGAGGGCGCGGTGAACTCGTCGCAGACACCCGAGCGTGACTTGTCGGTGCAGCTGTCGGGTTGGATGTTGATGGAGGCGGCGCATACGGTGACAGCGTGA